AAAAATTAACAGTAAAAAATTTTATAACGCGGCAATATAATGAAATGGATAGATTATTTAAGTAATCAACTTAATATTCAAAAAAAAAGAAAATTATGGAGAAAAAGAAAAATAATTCAAAATAATAATATACGAACATTACTAATTGATAATAAAAAATACCTAAATTTTTCAACTAATGATTATTTAGGATTAACTAGTAATCAATCGATTATTGAAGCATGGAAAACAGGATTAGACAAATTTGGAACAGGAAGTGGAAGTTCTAGTTATATCACTGGATATAGTTCAGCACATGCTAAATTAGAAACAAAATTAGCTAATTGGTTAAATTATGATAAAGCTTTATTATTTAATTCTGGCTATTCAGCTAATCAAAGTGTAATAAACGTCTTAATGAATCATAAGAATAATCTTATCATTGCTGACAAATTATTTCATGCCTCTTTATTAGAGGCAGGAATAAACTCAAAGGCAAAATTAAAAAGATTTAACCATAACGAAATATTATCTTTAGAAAAAAAAATTTTAGAGTCGAATTCTAAAAAAATATTAGTAGCAACTGAAGGGATATTTAGTATGAATGGAGATATTGCACCTTTAAATCAAATTCAAATAATTACTAAAAAATATAACACTTTTCTTTTAGTAGACGACGCTCATGGTATAGGAATACAAGGAAAAGAAGGATCAGGAAGCTGTAAACTTTACAATATCAAACCAGAACTACTAATTGTAACTTTTGGCAAAGCATTTGGAATTAGTGGAGCTGCATTACTTTGTAACAAAACTATTGCAAATTATTTTTTACAAAATGCAAAACACTTAATTTATAGTACATCAATTCCACCAGCACAAGCAATGGCATTAATTGAAGCAATTAATCAAATTAGACATGCTGACAAATTAAGAATGAATCTTAAAAAAAATATTAGCTTTTTTATTAAAAAAGCACATGAATACAATCTACCAATTTTAAATTCATATACTCCCATTCAACCTTTAATGGTTGGTAAAAATGATGTTTGTTTAAAAATAGCAGAATTTTTAAAAAAAAATAAAATATGGGTACAAGCAATACGTCCTCCAACAGTTCCTCCTGGTACTTCTCGTTTACGAATTACATTGAATGCCTGTCATAAATTAAATGACATATTAAAATTAATAAAAACAATCAGTTATTTTTTTAAAAAAATCAATGAATAAAAAATACATTGCTCATTCTTTTAATAGAGCTGCTAAAAAATATGATAAAATTGCCATTTTTCAACAAAAAAGTGGGCAACATCTTTTTAAATTACTTTCTATTATACCAGGAAAAACTATTTTAGATGCAGGATGCGGTACTGGATATTTTAGTTATCAATGGAAATTGATTGGAAAAAAAGTTATTGCATTAGACATATCATCATCAATGTTAAAAGTTGCGAAAAAAAAAGGTGCTGCTAACACATATATACAAGCAGATATGGAAATGTTACCGTTAAAAAACGAAAGTGTTGATTTATGCTTTAGTCATCTTTCTATTCAATGGTGTGATAATTTACATCATACGTTAAGTGAATTATATCGCATTACTAAAAGAGGAGGAGTTATTGCATTTTCAACTTTATTAGAAGGATCTTTAAATGAATTAAAAGAATGTTGGAGAAAAATAGATAATAATTCACATATTAATTCATTCATGAATATTCAAGATATTAAAGCAATCTGTAATATTTGGAAATATAAATTTGAACAACAATGTTGGTTAACTATTTATCCATCTTTAATTACCTTATTAAAATCTTTAAAAGATATCGGAGCTACATACTTAAAAAAAGGAAGAACACATGGATTAATGACAAAAAATAAATTAAATAAATTAGCATTATACTATCCTCATATAGGACATCAATTTCCTTTAACTTATCAACTATTATTTGGAATACTATATCGTGAATAAATGTTTTTTTATTACTGGAACTGATACAAACATTGGAAAAACAATAGTTAGTTGCGCACTTTTGCAAGGAGCTAATTTTATGGGCTATAAAGCAATAGGTTATAAACCAATTGCTTCAGGAAGTAAGGAAACTAAATTTGGATTACGAAATCAAGATTCTGAATATTTACTAAAATATAGTACAGTACATTTAGAATATCAAGATATTAATCCTTTTACCTTTAAAGAAGGTACATCTCCAAATATTGCAAGTAAAATAGAAAAAAAAATAATAGATATAAACAAAATAAGTCAGGGATTAGAAAAAATAAAAAAAAAAGCCGATTACATTATTATTGAAGGAGCTGGAGGATGGTATACACCAATTTCTTTTAATCAAACATTATCAGATTGGGTTACTAAAGAAAAAATAGAAATTATTTTAGTTATTGGAATTAAATTAGGATGTATAAATCATGCGATATTAACTAAAAAAGCAATTCTAAATGAAAAATTAAAAATTGTTGGATGGATTGGAAATCATCTTGAATCTACTCATCAATATACAAAAGAATATTTAGAAACAATAAATACATTTTTATCTCCTATTCCATGCTTAGGAAATATACCATTTTTAAAAAATTGGAAAAAAAAATCAATGATAGAATATTTATATTTAAATAAAATTTTTTCATATATTTAATTATTAATAACAAAAATATCTTTTTATTAGTCACATTAAAACTTACTTAGGATGTAAACAATGGAAATACAAAATATTAAATTTTTTTTATTTATTATTTTAATAATATTTTTTTCATTTGTTAATGCTGAAAAAATTGATGAAATTCAAAAAAATGGAATCATAAAAATTGCAGTTTTTGATAGTAATCCACCTTTTGGATTTATAGATCCCGTTAATAATAAATTGATAGGATATGATATTGATATTGCTAATTCTATTGCTAAACTTTTAAATGTAAAAACAGTGTTCTTAACAACCAATCCAGCAAATAGAATTCCTCTTTTAGTAAGTAATAAAGTAGATCTTATCAGTGCTAATTTCACAATTACTCAAGAAAGATCTAAAAAAGTAGAATTTTCTATTCCTATTTTTTCAACTCAACAAAAATTTATCGCACGAAAAGGAATATTAAAAAATCAAGATGATCTTAAAAATTTAAGAATAGGAGCTGATAAAGGTACTATTCAAGAAATTAGATTAAAAAATCTATATCCAAATATTAAAGTAATTTCTTATGATAACACACCATTTTCTTTTTTAGCTTTACGTAATAATAATGTTGATGCCATAACACAAGACGATGCAAAACTAATAGGATTATTTTCAAAATTACCTAAAAATATTCAAAAAAATTATGAAATCTCTTCATTTAGTATTAGTCATGAATATCAAGCATTAGCAGTAATAAAAGGAGAAAAAAAATTCATTGACATAATAAATAACCTATTATTAGAATTAGAAAAAAACGGAGAAGCTCAGAAAATATTTAATCGATGGTTTTTGGAAGAAAAATCATTAAAAAGAAATAAGTTCAAAAAACATTTCGAAAAATTAAAATAAAATCATTTTAAAAGGAAAATTATGATTGAAAATTTTTTTTCAATTATAGAGAAAGAACAATATTTAAATTCTATTTGTTATGGATTATTTGTAACTATTTTAATTTCATTATTTACAATATTTTTTTCAACAATATTAGGTTTATTATTTTTTATTTTAAAAGAAATTAATTTTCTTTTTTTAAAATATTTTATTAAAATTTATATTACTTTATTTAAAAAT
The window above is part of the Arsenophonus sp. genome. Proteins encoded here:
- a CDS encoding 8-amino-7-oxononanoate synthase, translated to MKWIDYLSNQLNIQKKRKLWRKRKIIQNNNIRTLLIDNKKYLNFSTNDYLGLTSNQSIIEAWKTGLDKFGTGSGSSSYITGYSSAHAKLETKLANWLNYDKALLFNSGYSANQSVINVLMNHKNNLIIADKLFHASLLEAGINSKAKLKRFNHNEILSLEKKILESNSKKILVATEGIFSMNGDIAPLNQIQIITKKYNTFLLVDDAHGIGIQGKEGSGSCKLYNIKPELLIVTFGKAFGISGAALLCNKTIANYFLQNAKHLIYSTSIPPAQAMALIEAINQIRHADKLRMNLKKNISFFIKKAHEYNLPILNSYTPIQPLMVGKNDVCLKIAEFLKKNKIWVQAIRPPTVPPGTSRLRITLNACHKLNDILKLIKTISYFFKKINE
- the bioC gene encoding malonyl-ACP O-methyltransferase BioC, coding for MNKKYIAHSFNRAAKKYDKIAIFQQKSGQHLFKLLSIIPGKTILDAGCGTGYFSYQWKLIGKKVIALDISSSMLKVAKKKGAANTYIQADMEMLPLKNESVDLCFSHLSIQWCDNLHHTLSELYRITKRGGVIAFSTLLEGSLNELKECWRKIDNNSHINSFMNIQDIKAICNIWKYKFEQQCWLTIYPSLITLLKSLKDIGATYLKKGRTHGLMTKNKLNKLALYYPHIGHQFPLTYQLLFGILYRE
- the bioD gene encoding dethiobiotin synthase, whose amino-acid sequence is MNKCFFITGTDTNIGKTIVSCALLQGANFMGYKAIGYKPIASGSKETKFGLRNQDSEYLLKYSTVHLEYQDINPFTFKEGTSPNIASKIEKKIIDINKISQGLEKIKKKADYIIIEGAGGWYTPISFNQTLSDWVTKEKIEIILVIGIKLGCINHAILTKKAILNEKLKIVGWIGNHLESTHQYTKEYLETINTFLSPIPCLGNIPFLKNWKKKSMIEYLYLNKIFSYI
- a CDS encoding transporter substrate-binding domain-containing protein, whose translation is MEIQNIKFFLFIILIIFFSFVNAEKIDEIQKNGIIKIAVFDSNPPFGFIDPVNNKLIGYDIDIANSIAKLLNVKTVFLTTNPANRIPLLVSNKVDLISANFTITQERSKKVEFSIPIFSTQQKFIARKGILKNQDDLKNLRIGADKGTIQEIRLKNLYPNIKVISYDNTPFSFLALRNNNVDAITQDDAKLIGLFSKLPKNIQKNYEISSFSISHEYQALAVIKGEKKFIDIINNLLLELEKNGEAQKIFNRWFLEEKSLKRNKFKKHFEKLK